One stretch of Ailuropoda melanoleuca isolate Jingjing chromosome 20, ASM200744v2, whole genome shotgun sequence DNA includes these proteins:
- the EAPP gene encoding E2F-associated phosphoprotein isoform X1, with translation MNRLQDDYDPYAVEEPSDEEPALSSSEDEVDVLLHGTPDQKRKLIRECLTGESESSSEDEFEKEMEAELNSTIKTMEDKLSSLETGSSSGTGKVGTALTKYYDDIYFDSDSDSEDEDKTAQVTKKKKKKRHRIPTNDELLYDPEKDNRDQAWVDARRRGYHGFGIQRPHQQQPVPNSDAVLNCPACMTTLCLDCQRHESYKTQYRAMFVMNCSVNKEEVLRYKIPENRKKRRGPKKMRSNHEDAAEQAEAQVEEIYHPVMCTECSTEVAVYDKDEVFHFFNVLASHS, from the exons ATGAACCGGCTCCAGGATGACTACGACCCCTACGCAGTTGAAGAGCCTAGCGACGAGGAACCCGCTTTGAGCAG TTCTGAAGATGAAGTGGATGTGCTTTTACACGGAACTCCTGACCAAAAACGAAAGCTCATCAGAGAATGTCTTACTGGAGAAAGTGAATCATCTAGTGAAgatgaatttgaaaaagaaatggaagccgAATTAAATTCCACCATAAAAACAATGGAGGACAAGTTATCCTCTCTGGAAACAG GGTCTTCCTCCGGAACTGGAAAAGTTGGAACAGCTCTCACAAAGTACTATGATGATATATATTTtgattctgattctgattctgaGGATGAAGACAAAACAG cGCAGGtgaccaagaagaaaaagaaaaaacgacACAGGATTCCAACAAATGATGAGTTACTATATGATCCTGAAAAAGATAACAGAGATCAGGCCTGGGTTGATGCACGGAGAAGAGG CTACCATGGTTTTGGAATACAGAGGCCACATCAACAACAGCCTGTTCCAAATAGTGATGCTGTCTTGAATTGCCCTGCCTGCATGACCACGCTATGTCTTGATTGCCAGAG gCACGAATCCTACAAAACTCAGTATAGAGCAATGTTTGTGATGAATTGTTCTGTCAACAAAGAGGAGGTTCTAAGATACAAAATCccagagaacaggaagaaaaggcGAGGCCCTAAGAAGATGAGGTCTAACCATGAAGATGCcgcagagcaggcagaggcacAAGTGGAAGAAATCTACCACCCAGTCATGTGCACAGAATGTTCCACTGAAGTGGCCGTCTATGACAAGGATgaagtctttcattttttcaatgttttagcAAGTCATTCTTAA
- the EAPP gene encoding E2F-associated phosphoprotein isoform X2 — protein MNRLQDDYDPYAVEEPSDEEPALSSSEDEVDVLLHGTPDQKRKLIRECLTGESESSSEDEFEKEMEAELNSTIKTMEDKLSSLETGSSSGTGKVGTALTKYYDDIYFDSDSDSEDEDKTAQVTKKKKKKRHRIPTNDELLYDPEKDNRDQAWVDARRRGYHGFGIQRPHQQQPVPNSDAVLNCPACMTTLCLDCQRPSSSYNWKFVPSDCFHSSTLLPPTTSLLSVSVSSSFFDSHVSESIQYFFCLCLT, from the exons ATGAACCGGCTCCAGGATGACTACGACCCCTACGCAGTTGAAGAGCCTAGCGACGAGGAACCCGCTTTGAGCAG TTCTGAAGATGAAGTGGATGTGCTTTTACACGGAACTCCTGACCAAAAACGAAAGCTCATCAGAGAATGTCTTACTGGAGAAAGTGAATCATCTAGTGAAgatgaatttgaaaaagaaatggaagccgAATTAAATTCCACCATAAAAACAATGGAGGACAAGTTATCCTCTCTGGAAACAG GGTCTTCCTCCGGAACTGGAAAAGTTGGAACAGCTCTCACAAAGTACTATGATGATATATATTTtgattctgattctgattctgaGGATGAAGACAAAACAG cGCAGGtgaccaagaagaaaaagaaaaaacgacACAGGATTCCAACAAATGATGAGTTACTATATGATCCTGAAAAAGATAACAGAGATCAGGCCTGGGTTGATGCACGGAGAAGAGG CTACCATGGTTTTGGAATACAGAGGCCACATCAACAACAGCCTGTTCCAAATAGTGATGCTGTCTTGAATTGCCCTGCCTGCATGACCACGCTATGTCTTGATTGCCAGAG ACCTtcctcatcttataactggaagtttgtaccatCTGACTGTTTTCATTCGTCTACCCTTCTCCCACcaaccaccagtctactttctgtttctgtgagttcatcTTTTTTTGATTCGCATGTAAGTGAGAGCATTCagtattttttctgtctctgtctcacttaa